Below is a genomic region from Brucella intermedia LMG 3301.
GGGCTTTTTTTCCGCTTTTTCGGGCGTGTTTTTGGGGCGCATTTTTCCGCTCTCCCGTACAGGAAATGTTCTGCATTTTCCGGCTGGTGAAGTGCGGTGAAGCGCAGTCAAAAACGCTGCAAAATTGCGTAGTGCGCTACCCCCACAATATACCACATGGACTAGGGGAAGCCGTTTTGAGCGGCTTTTTTCGAGTGTTTTCAAGGGTGTGGAAATAGCACGCGCCAACCCCGTACAAACTGCGTACAGGATAGGTGGGGTTTCTGTGATAGCGCACGCCGGTGAGGTCATTTTCAATGCCTCGTCGCAGAACGTTGAGCGGCGCCGTCAGCTTGTGCATCGCGCAGCAAATCCCTCGCTATTTTGTCGAGCAAGACACGCTCAATCACGCCGAAAAATGTTGGGAAGTTTTCGAGATCAAATGACCTGTCCATTTCGGCAGGAATGAAAGAGGCGAACAGCTTTTTCGTGTCATCGTCAGCGGCGGCGACCGACACTACATGCATGTCTTCTGTGACCCATGCCGCAGCGACATGAATATGAAGATTGACGAATGATCGCCCTTCACTTGTATCGGTGCGCACCACGTCAATGCGTGGGAGATTGATGCAGGAGAAAAATGTATCTTCGTCCGACAGCAATTCGTCCCATTCCGCAGAATGCAAGCGATAGCATGGGAGATTGGTACGGGGATTGATGACGTTGACTTGCATTTTCAGACCTCTGCCGCTTTTGATTGGAAACTGGCGTGATGGTGGCCGTAGACGGCTTCCAGCGTTTTCGTGGACATGCCGAGCGAATGGCTGGCTTCCCAAATGTCGACACCGGCGCGCATCAACCATGTCGCGCGGGTGTGGCGCAGAATGTGCGGCGTCACCTTGGCATCGAGTCCGGCGGCATCACGGGCGCGATTCCACGCATGGCGAATGTCGGCGATATCGAAGCCGTGCCAGTGCACAACGGTATTGAAGAACGTGATTTGCTCGCGCGTTCCCGCCTGGGCGGCAATACGCGCCTGTTCCGCCTGGTCGAGCCGCTTCCAGCGTTTCAGATGGAATAGGATTTTCCGGCCGAGCTTCACCGGCGGCTTGCGCTTCTTGGTTTCGCGCTCGCCTTCGGCTTTGCGGTACATGATTTCTTCGTTCAGATCGATGTAACCGGCGCGGTCGTTCCGCTCCCATTGAACGGTCAGCAGAACGGTAAGGCGCGAGCCAGTGTAGATTCCGAGCAGGATCATGCGCGCCAGATGGCGGTTGATGCTCTGCCGGTCTCGCGTAATTTTCCCGTTCACCTTCCGCCAGCCGAGCGCAGCGGCCAGCAGGCGCGCGGCCTCCGTCTTGGTCAGCCAGCGGGTGCGGGAAGGGGAGGGCGGCGGCATATGCACGACAGGGAGCGAGTCCACCGGGCCGTAATTCTTGTTCCAGAAATTAATTGCTGACAGCAATATCGCCAGCTCGCGCCGGATGGTTCCGGGCTTCACCGGACGCTTGCCGTTCAAGCGATGGGTTTCATAGTCCCGGCACGTTTGTTTCGTGATTTCGGAAAGAAGTTTCCGGCCCCACCATTTGGAAAGTGCCGTCAGGCCATAGGCCGTCGAGCGCGGAGCTGCTGTTTCCGGCAGGTGCTCTTGCGAATAGGTGAGCAGGACTTGCGCTATCACGATCCGGTCCGCCCGTTTGGTTTCGGCTGGGTTGGAGTGCTTGAGCGCGATGTATTCCGCGAGGGCTTTTTCAGCTTGCTCACGTTCATGCTCAAGGCATCCAGTGCGCTTTGCGTATGATCGATCGCGGATGATCCAGACACCTTCACTTCGGTTGAAGTAGAGGCGAGGCGGGAGCGCTTTCTTAGGCATAGCTGCAACCAGTCGTTCAACATGGCGGGGGTGACGCAATACCGCTTGCCGATTTTCAGCAGCGACAGCCTACCGGCCTTGTGTTCATTGCGCAGGTGCGAGGGCTTACATGCATTCTTGAGAATGCGTTCGCAGGCTTCTTTGATCGTGAAAATCTCGTCGGGGTGATACTGCGTCATGCCAGCACCGGGAGAATTGTCTCGATCCAATGTTGGATCAGCTTCGCGTCCGAGTGGTTGTTGTCCCGAATGTACGCGCGCAGCTCCGCACAGGCGTAGAACAATGCATCATCGCGAGTTTCGGCGAATTTGCCCCACTTCGGCCCAACACGATATCCGCCCTCATGGTCGCCACATCGGAAGCTGACAGACCACATCCACATGCCGTCAACATGTTGGTGCAATTCGATAACAGCATGATGCCAGGCGTAACGTTTACTCGTGGTCGCCAAGCGTTCGTGAGGCTCGCTCTGTATTACGTCGCCATACGGGTCCACTGGACGGACCGTTGGCGGGGCGCGCAATGCGTCGAATAGATTGAGCTGGGTCATAGCGCCAGCCTCGCAATATCAATGACGGTCATGAACGCGAGGCAAGCGAGCCAGCCAACGCCGAACGCGGCAAAGGCTACAGCGCGTAACAGATAGCGGCTTGGCTTTTCTGGCTTTGCGGCGGGCGCTGGCGCTTCCTCGCTTTTCCCCGGCTTCCTGTTCCAATGCTCGATTGGCAGCACGTGGACGCCGGCGCAAATGTCAGCCAGACGCTGGAGTCGGGTTGCGGCGTAAACCGGCCCGCGCCCTTGCGACAGGCGACGCACGCCGGCTTCGATCAACAGTTCGCAATGATTGGGATCAAATTTGCTGATCCCTTCATCGTAGAAATTCTTCGCCGTGAAAAAGCTATCGCCAGATGACGTGTTCATGCCGCCCACCCCTCTATGATGGCCGGATCGGCTTCGATGCATTCACGGGCGCGCAGCGACCAGCATATTCCACGCGTAATGTCTCGCCCGGTGGCGAGCCAGCGCAGCGAATTAATCATGCTCGCGTTCGTTGGGCGCTTTCCGGTCGGAATTGACAGCAGGTTGCACAGGTCGCGCAATTCTTCGTGCCACAGGATTTGCAGCGCCGTTTCGGGTAGTGCTGTGAATGGCTGCAAATTCGGTTCCGGCCACTTCGCCAACCAGTCGTAACCCGGATTCAGGGCGCGCGGTTTTTGCGGGAAAATCCAAACATCGCGGTCATGTTCAAACCCTTCGGGGCGGTCGTAACGGTAATACGCACCGTCGCGCTCAAAATGGGCGGTGGACTTGTTCGATGGCCTTTCAACAAGGAATTTCTCATGCAAGACGGCGAGCGCATGGTGTGCAACCCGCTTCATTGCTTTCATCTGGCTGTCGAGCCGAGCCAGCTTGTCTTTGGCGGATTTTATCTCGACGGCGATAATTTCCGCACGGTCGACCGCCATCACATCGATGCGGTTTCCGCCGAACGATGCGTTGATTTCGTGGATGATGCGAGCGTTCGGGCGATGCTGGCGCAGGAATGCAACAACGGCATCACGAATTTCAGCTTCGGCGGGGGAGCGGTAGGCTGGCATTATTTGCGAACCTCCGAAAACAGTTCGCCTTGGCGGGCGTCCTTCCGGTCGAGGGTGCGAAGCACAGTCTCGCCGCGAGCGGCTTTGTCCCAAACGAACCAGCCGCTAAGCATCGGCGGCGCACCTTGGCCGGTAAAGTCGATCTTCCAGCGCATGATGTAGACGCGCGCCGGTGGAAACCTCTGCCAGAAGGGGCCGAGTCCTGCCGCTCCGGGCCAGTTCCAATTCAGCAGCAGGGCCATGTATTCGACATTGAGGGTATCAAGGGCGTGAAAGAGCCAACGCGCCTTTCCGTTACCCCATCCGCATTCCTGATATGGTGGGTTGGTGAAGATCGCAGGGCAGGGCGCTTCCGAATAATCGTAGAACGAACGGATCTCCGCATCGCAGCCACGGTCAATCAAATCCGATGCGTGGACCCGGAAACCAAGCGACTCCAACTCCCGAACCATAGCGCCATCGCCTGCGGCCGGCTCCCAAATCGACGGGAAGTCACGAAGCCGCTGCAATTCAGCGTTCAAGAATGCACGCGTAGGCTCGGCTGGCGTCGGGTAAAAATCGTTCTTTTCGCGTGCGAGACCAGCAGTTTCCACCACCTGCCCGTCGAGCAGAGCTTTTACGGTTTTCGGCTTTTTCCCGGTTGCGCGGAACAGCCCGCGTGCGCTGGCCGTCATCGTCCGGCTTCCTGCAGCGCGAAAATGTTCTGGCGGTGAGCTGCAGCAGCCTTGTCGCAGAATTTGATTCTTGCGATGGTCCCTTTCTGTGCAAGCTCGAGTTTGGCCAGGCGCTCGCGCAGGGACCGAATTTCTAGAGCACGTCGCTGATATTCGCCAACGAAACCGAGACGCTTTGCAGAGTTGGCGTCGGCAGCAGCCTGCGCGGACTTAATCTCCTGCGCAAGAAGCTGCTGCGGTGTGGGAAGATCAACGTCAGAGCCCGTGGTTTTGTCTTGGCCCCAGTCGATGCCAACGCGCGTAGACTTTGGGGGTAACGGATAGATTTTCGATGCGTCGATGTGTTTTTTGTCAACTGAAACGGGATCACCATCTTGAGCGCACGCTATCTGAGCGAGCATGACCGAGGCGTCGGCTGCATTCTCGAAATCAGTAAAATCGATCGATGCTTCTTTGTTTGTCATGTCGCGTTCCTCTTGAGTGAGGCGTCCGCTGGCGATTGTGGCTGTAACCGGCCAGCGGACGCACTACAGGGCACAGCAAAACGCAACGCGCTGTGCTCCGAAGAAATTCCGCCGGTGACATGGGCTTGAGGGGCGGGGGGATGCTTCTGTCACCGGCGGATCATCTGCGACCGACTGGCCATGGGGCGGGGGGGGTTAGCAACAAGCCACCCGGCGCAGATGATTGGGTTATCGGTTTAGTGTCGTGAAACAGGTGTCGAAGCTGGCGCTCTGCTGGCAGCGATCCATTGCGGACGATTGAGCTGCGGACACCATTGCGGCGAAGCCGAGAAAAATGATGCAGGCGATAAGCGTGAAGGCGACGAAAGAAATGTGCCGATTGTGAGTGGCGTCAATTTCGTCGCGCTGAGCGAGGATATCAGAAAGGCATTCGTATTTCGGGGCGCGATTTTTCGTTCCGCGCCCGCCTTGCGGGCCAGTTCCAAAGCGGCTCATAAGCCATCTCCGTCCGTTGATATTCCACCAGTTATGAAATCGAAGTTATCTACTATAGGCGATAAACGCAATAGAAAAATATCGACTAAAAGCGATTTTTTACGTTAATATGATGAAAACGAAAGGGGAACATTTGCTGTTCCGCTTGAAATGCATACCGCAATGGGTCTTAAATGCAGGCTGGGTCGTCCTCGATAATCGATATGACGGCGGGTCGGTGAGGGTAAAATGTCAGCAGAGTACATTCGGAGTGAACAGGGAACGAACACTCGCAACGGAGGACGCGAGGGAACCGATATCGGGCAGGGAGCCGGATATCAGGAACTCAAAAAATTCACGATGAATGTATTGTCTCTTTCAGACGACGCAAAAAAGAAGCTCCGGCGGGAGCTAGGACTTATTGTCTGATTCTGGCGCGTCTTCGTCCTGGTCTTCGGTAACGGGAAGCATTGCTTCAACCATGCTCTGCACGGCTTCGCGGCGTTTCGGGTCCAGCGATTGATATCGAAGAATAAGTTTTTCCGTTTCCGGATCAATGTCGA
It encodes:
- a CDS encoding tyrosine-type recombinase/integrase, with protein sequence MIAQVLLTYSQEHLPETAAPRSTAYGLTALSKWWGRKLLSEITKQTCRDYETHRLNGKRPVKPGTIRRELAILLSAINFWNKNYGPVDSLPVVHMPPPSPSRTRWLTKTEAARLLAAALGWRKVNGKITRDRQSINRHLARMILLGIYTGSRLTVLLTVQWERNDRAGYIDLNEEIMYRKAEGERETKKRKPPVKLGRKILFHLKRWKRLDQAEQARIAAQAGTREQITFFNTVVHWHGFDIADIRHAWNRARDAAGLDAKVTPHILRHTRATWLMRAGVDIWEASHSLGMSTKTLEAVYGHHHASFQSKAAEV